A part of Candidatus Paceibacterota bacterium genomic DNA contains:
- a CDS encoding RNA-binding protein yields the protein MAKKLFVGNIPYSSSEDDLKKMFSEAGTVESVAIITDRHSGRSKGFGFVEMATDEEAKKAVDTINGKEVEGRALVVNEARPMKPRGEGFDSNREE from the coding sequence ATGGCAAAGAAACTTTTCGTAGGAAACATCCCCTACAGTTCAAGCGAAGACGACTTGAAGAAAATGTTCAGTGAAGCAGGTACAGTTGAATCCGTTGCTATTATTACAGACAGGCATTCTGGAAGAAGCAAGGGTTTTGGATTTGTTGAAATGGCAACAGACGAAGAAGCTAAAAAAGCTGTTGATACGATAAATGGCAAAGAAGTGGAAGGCAGAGCTTTAGTTGTTAATGAAGCAAGGCCAATGAAACCACGAGGAGAAGGATTTGACAGCAACAGAGAAGAATAA
- a CDS encoding DUF5652 family protein, translated as MYYDTMPVWVSFLVIISILWTLPWKGVALWKSARKEDKAWFITLLILNTLGILEILYIFIFSKRKENKTSKE; from the coding sequence ATGTATTACGATACAATGCCAGTATGGGTTAGTTTCTTAGTAATAATTTCAATTTTATGGACATTACCATGGAAAGGAGTTGCTCTATGGAAGTCTGCAAGGAAAGAAGATAAGGCATGGTTTATAACATTATTGATTTTAAATACCCTTGGGATATTAGAAATTTTATATATTTTTATTTTTAGCAAGAGAAAAGAAAACAAAACTTCAAAAGAATAA